The nucleotide window TGATAACGGCCTCGGAGGCGGGAGTAGCCAGCGGATCGGTGATGCGGAAATAGAGACTGTCGGGAGTAGCTTTGGTGACTTGCATGAGCGAATACTGGCCAGGGCCCATGGGCATGGAATACACAGCCCCAACGTTGGGCAGAGCTGACGCGTCTTCGGTGGCAGCCGGCGTAGCCTCGGCCTTGGCTTTCGAGGTTTTGTCGCCGAACAGGCCCACGCCCACAATAAACAGCACTGCTAGTCCCAGCAGAATGAGCACCAGATAGTTGGTAACCGGCAGCTTGGCCTGACTCTGGACGGCGGCTACCGGCGCTTGGTAGGCAGCGGGCATTTCCTTTTTTTCCAGCACCTGCTTGCAGTGCCCGCACTGGGTCAGGCTAAACTTGCCGATGGGAATTACCGGAATCCAGAAGAAGTGGAAGTAGCGCGAAAACACCGTGGCCGTGAGCGAATCCGGGGTGTGGCAGTGCGTACACGTTACGCCAGAAAGGGCCGTTGTGGTAATGCGGGTTTGGCCGAGTCCAAAGAAAAACAACATGGAAAGAAAGAATAGGGAGTGGAGAATATAGCCGCAAGAAACCCAAAATATCCAGCTTACCCTCCTTTCCTAAGTGTTGCCGGGTGTAACGACACCAAGATTTTATAGCAACAATATTCCTGTCAGCTATAAAAATTGCGTAAATTTTTAGTATTTTGCCCCGCCAAAAAAATTAGCAACCCGTTTCGTTATGTCAGATAAACGCCAGGCCGCCCTCGGCTTCATCTTCATCACGCTACTGCTGGACGTCATCGGGTTCGGCATCATTATCCCCGTGATTCCCAAGCTCATCAGCGGCCTTACGGGCGGCACCATTAGCGACGCGTCGCGGTACGGGGGCTGGCTTATGTTTGCCTTTGCCAGCATGCAGTTCCTGTTTTCGCCGGTACTAGGCAACCTTTCCGACCAGTACGGGCGCCGGCCGGTGCTGCTGTTTGCTTTGCTGGGTTTCGGGCTGGATTATTTATTTGTGGCCTTTGCTCCTACCATTACTTGGCTGTTCGTAGGGCGAATTATTGCCGGTATTACCGGAGCCAGCTTTACCACGGCGTCGGCTTACATAGCCGACATCAGCACGCCGGAGAAACGGGCCCAGAATTTCGGCATGATTGGCGCCGCCTTCGGCCTGGGCTTTATCATCGGGCCGGTAATCGGGGGCGTGCTGGGGCAATTCGGGCCGCGGGTGCCTTTCCTGGTAGCGGCGGCATTAACCATGATTAACTGGCTCTACGGCTTCTTTATCCTGCCCGAATCCTTGGATGAAGCCCACCGCCGCAAGTTTGACTGGCGCCGGGCCAACCCTATCGGGTCCCTGCGCCAGCTGCAGAAGTACCCGGTGATTCTGGGTATGGTCGGCTCCTTGGTACTGGTTTACATTGCGGCCCACTCTACCCAGAGCACTTGGTCGTACTACACCATGTATAAGTTTAAGTGGAACGAGGCCTGGGTGGGTTACTCACTGGGCGCCATCGGGACGCTCACGGCCCTGGTGCAGGGCCTGCTGATCCGGCGGCTGAATCCGTGGCTGGGCGCCAAACGCTCAGTATTTCTGGGGCTGGCGTTCTACGCCCTGGGCTTTTCGCTGTTTGCCTTTGCGCCCGTGGGTTGGATGATGTTCGTGTTCCTGATTCCTTACTGCCTGGGCGGTATTGCGGGGCCGGCCCTGCAGGGTATCATGTCGGGGCAGGTGCCGCCCAATGAGCAGGGCGAGCTGCAAGGCGCTTTAACCAGCCTGATTAGTCTTACTTCCATCATTGGCCCGCCGCTGATGACCAACTTGTTTTCCTTCTTCACCGGGCCTAAAGCGCCCGTTCATTTTCCCGGTGCTGCCTTTCTCACCGGGGCGGTGCTCACCGTTATCAGCATGCTACTGGCCATGCGGTCCTTGCGCCACTACGTAGCGCCGGCAGTGCCTACGGCCGTACCAGAAGAGGCTATGGCTAGCCACTAGCGACTCCTTAGCAGCAGTCCCAATAGAAATAGGCTTTATCAAACTCTCCATTTTGCAGGGCTTGGGGCGCAATAAAGAAGTGAGCCACGCCGGAGTCGCCGAACATAATCTGTTCGTCTATATCGATTTGGAGCAGCTGCACGTCATTGTCCCCTTCGGGAGCATAGTCGCGTGGGTCGCCCTGGGTAAACGTGGCGTAGCCACCGAGCTTATGCCCGTCGCTGTCGAAAAACTTTTCGAACTGCTTTTTTCGCTCCATCGGCAGCTTCTTTCGGAAGTCCTGGGCATTGAGGCTGCCGAAGTCAATGGTGAAGCGCGAATCTTCCAGGCCGCCGTACTCCGTGGTTAGCTCAAACTGCAAGCTATGCTCACAATACACCGGACTTTCGTCGTAGTGATTGGCCGGAAAGAAGCTGAAATCCTGCTGCATTTCTTCTGCTAGCTGTGCCGGGTTGATATAAAGCACTTTCGCATCCTCCATATCAGCCAGCTCCTGGGCCGAAGCATAGAATTGCAGCATGCCCGCGGCCGCCAGCCAGTTTGTAGCCGGCAGCTCAGCCAGATTGATCTGGGCCAGCAGCAACAGCGGCAGGCCCTTTTCGTCCCGCGGATAAGCTATACTCTGGGGCAGAAACGGCAGGCCGCCAAACTTACTGCCTGCCGACGCCGGACCTTGTTTGTGGAGCGGGGTAGCCTTGATTTTAATACTGGGCAGCGCGTGGCGCTGAAGTTGCTCGGCGAAGGGCGCTAAGAATTCGGGAATCATGGAGTTAACGAAAAACGCTTGGTGTTGTAAGCTGATAAACTGACCTGCCTGCCCGTTGCGGGGCTAAATCATCCGCGGGATATCCTGGCCCGCAAGGTATCTTTACTTTCTATGGAAACCATTGCCTCCACCCTCCCCATCACCACCACCGACTCTTTCCTGAGCCAGGCGGCCCGCGACCTGCTCACGCGCTTTCCCGGACAGGATTTGTCGGACCTGGTGGTGGTGGTGCCCACGCGGCGGGCGGTGGTGTATCTGAAAAACGAGCTGAGTTTGGCGGCTGAGGTGGGCACGGCGGTGTGGAGCCCGCGGGTGGCGGCCATGGAAGACTACATGGTGGAGCTTTCGGGCGTGCAGGTCGAGGAGCCCATTGCCCTGCAGCTGCTGCTCTTCGACATCCTGCGCGACATTGACCCCAAACTCGATTTCGACCAGTTTGTGGGCTGGTCGGGGCTGCTGGTGCAGGACTTTTCTAACCTCGACCAGAACCTGGCCTCTCCGGCCAAGGTGTTTGAGTACCTGACCCAGGCCAAGGCCCTGGAACGCTGGGAACTGGCCGACACGCCCACGGAAGTCAGCACCACGGCGGCCTATTTCCGCTTCTGGGACGACCTGGAAAAGGTGTACTGGCGCCTGCGCCGCCGCATGGAGCAAAGCCATTTGGCTTACCCCGGCCTGGCCTACCGGCTGGCCGTGAACAAGGTGCAGAACCGCCTGGAGCACGGCGACACCCTGCCCCGCCACGTGTTTCTGGGCTTGGGCTCCTTGTCCCGGGCCGAGCAGCGCCTGATTCAGCTGCTGCTTAAGGAAGGCCGGGCCGAGGTGCGCTTCGACGGCGACGCCTTTTATTTGGAAACTGACTCGCCCAACCGCGCCGGGCAGCACCTACGCCAGTACCGCAAAAACTGGGATTTGCCGGCCGAAGCCTTCGGCGACACCGGCACCGGCCTGCCTAACTTGCTGCGGACCCTGGAGCGGGAAATTCAGTTTGTGGGCGTGGCCAACGCCAGCATGCAGGGCAAGGTAGCCGGGCAGCTGCTGGCCGCCTCCCGCCGCGAAAACCCGCGGGCCAAGGTAGCCGTGGTGCTGCCCGACGAAACCCTGCTGCTGCCCGTACTGCACGGCTTGCCACCGAAGGAAGTGCCCGAGTATAACGTAACCATGGGTCTGAGCTTCCAGAGTACGCCCTTGTTCAACCTGGTGGATCTGCTGTTTGAGGTGCACCTGACCGGCATCCGGGAAGGCAGCGCCGAAACCGGCTACGGGGTGCCGCGCTACCACCATCTGGCCGTAAGCAAGCTGCTGGGTCACCCGTTTTTGCGGCGCTACCAGCAGTGG belongs to Hymenobacter cellulosilyticus and includes:
- a CDS encoding TCR/Tet family MFS transporter, with protein sequence MSDKRQAALGFIFITLLLDVIGFGIIIPVIPKLISGLTGGTISDASRYGGWLMFAFASMQFLFSPVLGNLSDQYGRRPVLLFALLGFGLDYLFVAFAPTITWLFVGRIIAGITGASFTTASAYIADISTPEKRAQNFGMIGAAFGLGFIIGPVIGGVLGQFGPRVPFLVAAALTMINWLYGFFILPESLDEAHRRKFDWRRANPIGSLRQLQKYPVILGMVGSLVLVYIAAHSTQSTWSYYTMYKFKWNEAWVGYSLGAIGTLTALVQGLLIRRLNPWLGAKRSVFLGLAFYALGFSLFAFAPVGWMMFVFLIPYCLGGIAGPALQGIMSGQVPPNEQGELQGALTSLISLTSIIGPPLMTNLFSFFTGPKAPVHFPGAAFLTGAVLTVISMLLAMRSLRHYVAPAVPTAVPEEAMASH
- a CDS encoding zinc ribbon domain-containing protein, with product MLFFFGLGQTRITTTALSGVTCTHCHTPDSLTATVFSRYFHFFWIPVIPIGKFSLTQCGHCKQVLEKKEMPAAYQAPVAAVQSQAKLPVTNYLVLILLGLAVLFIVGVGLFGDKTSKAKAEATPAATEDASALPNVGAVYSMPMGPGQYSLMQVTKATPDSLYFRITDPLATPASEAVITSALRDSVHAANQATGYSKQQWQIVQQYNKKLKRLR
- a CDS encoding YwqG family protein, whose amino-acid sequence is MIPEFLAPFAEQLQRHALPSIKIKATPLHKQGPASAGSKFGGLPFLPQSIAYPRDEKGLPLLLLAQINLAELPATNWLAAAGMLQFYASAQELADMEDAKVLYINPAQLAEEMQQDFSFFPANHYDESPVYCEHSLQFELTTEYGGLEDSRFTIDFGSLNAQDFRKKLPMERKKQFEKFFDSDGHKLGGYATFTQGDPRDYAPEGDNDVQLLQIDIDEQIMFGDSGVAHFFIAPQALQNGEFDKAYFYWDCC